AACGGTCGGCTGAGCAAAGAGGAAGTCAGCGACATCGAGGACTTTCTCCTGTCACGCGCATGGCTCGCTTTTGAAGATACCAGCACTACAGAAACTGACTGATCAAGAGAGAACCTGAAATGAAGATGCACCTGAACGCCACCGCCCTGCTACCACTCACGCTCGCTCTTGCGGCCTGCAATGGCGGGACCGAGGTCAGCAGCCCGCAAATGCCGTCCAAGAACCCGTTTCTGGTCGATAGTGAACTGGCCACAACCCATTTCGGCCCTGCACAGCAGGACTCGCTGTCTTTCGAAGGGCCGCGTGGCATTCACGAGCTTGATGAAAGCCAGATTCAGCGTGTTGCCGGAGGGATGGTCAACCTCACCATTCTTCAGGGGCCCAAATATGAGTCCGGCGAAGAGGTGATCATCGCCACCAACAACAATCAGGTGGCAAAAATTCTGGTCAATGACGGCAAATATGAACTGATCGCCAAAACACCGATCAATGGCCAGCCGCATATGTCAGCCGAGGACGTGGCCAAAACCGTCGCGCGGCTGGATGAAGCGGAAACCGAAGCGGAAATTCTCGAATTTCTCAACGCAGAATACCCGCGCTATGTCGAACAGGTTGTTGCCCGTGCGGCAATCTACAACATCTCTGACCGTGACGGGAACTTCTACACCGTGGTCAACAATGATGTGGTGGTTTTCGCCGATGAGGAAGCCGGTAATCCGCGCTCTCCGATGGTCGAGAAAGCGCGCTTCCGCCTGCCCACGGAGTATTTCAACCCCACTATGGAAGATCCCGATGCCGTATTCGGGTTGGGCATGACATATGATGGCATGATAGTCATGGTGACGATGGGCGGTGTGGTGGCCGTGGTTGATCGCGAGTTTGAGGGCGATCCGATCATCCACCGCCTGGCTGACGAGGAGAGCGTCACCAATAGCATCGCGATTGACAAGGATGGCGGCATTTACGTGCTTTCCAACAAGCGCATGCACAAAATGGTGTGGGACGGCACGCAATTGCATACCGACAGCAATGGCGCGTGGTCATCCGAATATGACAGCTTCGAAGGCAAGCTGGGCGGTGTCAGCCTGGGCAATGGCTCGGGCTCGACACCCTCGCTGATGGGTTTCGGCGGTGAGGAAGACAAGCTCGTCGTCATTACCGATGGTGAGCAAGTCATGAATATGGTCGCCTTCTGGCGCGACGACATCCCTGAAGGTTTCGAGCAGAAACCGGGTACCAAATCACGCCGTATTGCCGACCAGATGAAAGTCACATTCGGCAAGGAAAATCTGGAACGCGCGCAGTCTGAACAATCTGTCGCAGTCTATGGCTATGGCGCGATGGTGGTGAACAACACACTGCCTTCACCACTGCCGACCATGCTGGAAAATGTCGTGACATCCGGCTTTACGCGCGAAGGTCCAACCGGGGCAGAAAAGTTCCAATGGGATACCGAAAGCGACAGCTGGATACGCGCCTGGGCCAATCCCGATCTCGCAAGCCCGTCAACCGTTCCGATGATTTCAGGTGGCTCAAACCAAGCCTATGTCAACGGTTTTGTCGATGGAAAATGGGAAGTGACCGGCGTTGACTGGGACAGCGGCGAAGTCGTCACACGCCTGCGGATGGGCAAGAGCCAGGCCTATAATGGCGCCTATTCGGTCATCAGCATGCTCCCGGGCGGCGATATCGTGCTGGGCGGCCTGTTCGGCACAATGCGGATCAGAACCGATGAGGGCAATCAGGACAAATAGCAGGAACGATGCTGATGACAGATGGTGATGCAAAAGGCAGCGGCGGGGCCGAAACCTCGCCATCCGAGCTTCAGCGCCTGTTCGAAACGCAGCAAGCGCTAACTCGTGAGCGTGTATCGCGCAGCTATGAAGAGCGGATGGATCTTCTCGCCCGGCTCGGCACCATGTTCGAGACGCATGAGGAGGAGATGATCCAGGCGGCGGCGGCTGATTTCGGCATTCGTAGCCGCCACGAAACTGTATTAACCGACATGATGCTGGTCTTGTCCGAGGTGAAATATGCGCGGCGGCATTTGCGCAGATGGATGAAGAAACGCCGCGTCAAGACAGACATTTTTGGCAAGCCGGGAAAATCGTATCTGCACCCCCAACCGCTGGGCGTTGTCGGTATTTTGGGCACCTGGAATTACCCCTACGGCACAGTCTTTGCCGGAGCGGCAGGGGCACTGGCTGCGGGCAACCGCATCATCGCCAAGCCTAGCGAGGTATCCGCACGCTCAGCCGAGACGATGGCGCGGCTGGCAGCGAGGTATTTTTCCGAAGAAGAACTGGCGGTGGTTCTGGGTCAGGCTGAGCTGGCCGGCCATATGACGTCGCTGCCCTTCGACCATCTTCTGTTTACCGGTTCACCCATGATCGGCAAGAAGGTGGCCGCAGCCGCAGCCGCCAATCTCACTCCGATCACGCTTGAGCTGGGCGGCAAATGTCCGGTTATCATCGATCCGTCCGCATCGCTTCCCAAAGTGTGCGAGAGCCTGGTATTCGGCAAGCTCCTCAATGCCGGACAGACCTGCATCGGGGCGGACTATGCCTTCGTTCATGAGAGCATGCTGGACAGTTTTGTCGAGCAGATGGGTGAACGGGTGGCCAATTGCTACACTGACATCGAAGACAATGCCGATTTCACCAGCATTATCAATCAGCGCCAGTATCAGCGCCTGACCGGCCTGCTGGATGATGCGCGCAGCAAGGGTGCCACCATCATCAATCTTGCTGGCGATGGCGATGGGCTATTCCCCAACCGCAACCGGATGGCTCCGCAGGCCGTGTTGAATGTTTCTGACGAGATGGCGCTGATGCAGGAAGAGATTTTCGGGCCGATCCTGCCGGTCATGCCCTATCGCTCAGCCGAGGACGTGATCCGATACATCAACCGGGGCGAACGACCGCTGGCGCTTTATCATTTCGGCAAGGACAATCGCGCGCGGCAAGCCATTCTCGAAGAAACTCATGCCGGGGGCGTCACACTCAATGGAACCGTGATGCATGTGTTCCAGCGCAGCCTTCCTTTCGGCGGGATCGGCAATAGCGGCATCGGAAGCTATCTCGGGCCATCCAGCTTCGAGCGCTTTTCCCACTTCAAACCGGTTTTTCGGCAGTCCGGTGTGAACATGCTGGGGCAATTGCTGCCCCCTTATTCCAACAAAACCGGCAAGTTTTTGGGCGTCTTCAAAAAGCTGCTTTAAAGTATGGCTTCCGTTTTTAACCAATACCGGACGTTGGGTCATGCAAAACCAGTACTGCGCCGATGGGCCTCAAGGCTCATAACTATGATTTGGAGGGCGGCGATCCTTATTCGCGAGTGAATACGATAGATCAGTTTTTCTTGCGTGGCGCAAAATGGCACAATCATTTCGTAAAAATCTCTATCGCATTCAGTCTGCTTTCTGTTCAAGGATAACGGTGCCTGAACGTCCGATACTGGGGCGCAAAGCCGACATCGAAGCTAAGAGGAGAGTGAGCTTCCTGATTCCTGAACCCGGACACGTCCGTTCCGGTGATCAGGAGACGATCGATGACCAAGTCCCGCCGCACCGCTTCAGTTTCTCCAGCCGGACGCATCACTGCCGCCATCATTGAAAAGCTCGAAGAGGGCACCAAGCCCTGGGTCAAGCCGTGGCGTGGCTTGCCGGTTTCGCGCCCCTTGCGTTGCTGCGGGACGCCCTATCGCGGCATGAACACCTTTTGGTTGTGTATGGTGGCCGATGCCTGCGGATACACCTCTCCCTACTGGATGACATACCGCCAGAGTCAGAAGCTCGGTGGTCAGGTCCGCAAAGGCGAGAAGTCGACCATCGCGATCTTCTACAAGAGCTACACAAAGGAAGTTGAAACCGCTGACGGCGGGCAGGACACGGAGAACCGTCGCGTGCTGAAGGCCTATTCGGTATTCAACGCCGACCAGTGCGATGGCCTTTCCGAATTCTACCATCCCAAGCCTCTGGTTGCCGCGCTTGAGCCCGAAGGCCGCGAAGAGCGGCTCGATGCCTTCTTCGCCCGGATCGAGGCAAACCTGCGGCATCACGGCGCGCAAGCATACTACGAGCCGCTGCGCGACCGCGTCACCATGCCGCCTGTTGAACTCTTCGAAGCCTATGACCACTACTATGCGACACTCGCGCATGAGCTGTCGCACTGGACGGGGCATTCCTCGCGGCTCGATCGCGATCTCAAGAACCGCTTCGGTAGCGATGCCTATGCCGCTGAAGAACTGATCGCCGAGCTATCGTCTGCCATTCTTGGCGCTGAACTGGGCCTTCCGGTCACCCACCTCGACCATCATGCGAGCTATATCGCGTCTTGGCTCAAGATCCTCAAATCGGACGAGCGCGCGATCCTGACCGCGGCAGCAAAGGCCGAGGAGGCAGCCACCTTGCTGCTCGAACTGGGTGAATTCCAATCAACTGAAGGCGAGACCGACGTCGATTTGGCTAGTGCAGCCTAAGGAGCGGTGAGATGGGACGTTCCGTCAGCTATCCGACCGGCTCATTGGTAGCCTTTCGCCTGCTCGATGACGGCGAAGACGACGATGCGGACTGGGTCTATGAGTGCCTCGTCGACGAGATCATCGATACCACAAAGGCAGCCTTTCCATCCTTCGAGACCTTCGATGGATGGCGCGGTCGCGAGGACCGTATCCTTCTGCGCAACGCCTTCGCCGATTGCGGGATATCGACCTATTGCGGGCTTGCCGCGATCTGGCTCGCCCCTCGCGATGATGCTCGCTTTTGGGAAGCTGACTTCTCTCACCCGCGCGCGGCCCGTGCGCGCCACTGGATCGCCCAAGTGGCGCCGCGTTTCGAACGAATGTTCGGCGAACTCAAAATGGTCGGGCGTTTCTCGAACGGAGAGGCGATCTTCGAACGCCAGAAATCTTGCATTTGAGGGACAATTGTGTATATCTTGCACATGAAAGGACAGGCTATGGCGACGAAGCCACTCGAATTGCAGCCCGACGATGGCAAGGTCCTCACCTCTGCTATCGCGCGCATCGCCGAGTTCTGGGGCCTCACCAATCCCAAGCTTGGTGCAATCCTCGGTGTATCGGAATCGACCGCCTCACGCCTGCGCTCGGGCAAGGCCCAGCTCGACCCTCAATCGAAGTCTTTCGAAGCTGCTCAGTTCCTCCTGCGACTGTTCCGCTCGCTCGACGCTCTGCTCGGGAGCGACGACATGTCTGCGCGCGCGTGGCTGACGACCGCCAATCTCGATCTCGATGCGCGTCCGATCGATCTCGTCGACAGCTTCAAGGGTCTCATCACCGTTTGCGACTATGTGGACGCCCACCGCGCTCGCGTCTGAGTTCCGCCGCTACCGCCGGACGGTATGGCGGGTAGTCGAAGCACAGCATCGCATCTCGACCAATCGATTGACCTCCGACCTTGGCGAGCAACAGCGGCTTGAAGAACTGGCAGATAGCGCCAAGCCGGACTTGCCGAAGTCCGCGCACGGGTTGCACTATCTCCTTGCTTCACCCTTTCGCTATGGCCACACGGTTGCCAGCCGTTTTCGCCGCGCAAACGAGCGACCCGGGATCTTCTACGCAAGCGAAGCCGAAGGCACCGCTATCACCGAGACCGCCTACTGGCGGCTCAAGTTCTACAGCCGCTCGCCGGGGTTCGTTCCCGGCAATCGGACCATCGAGCATCTGAGCTTTTGCGTAGCCGTATCGGTCACGCGGTTGACCGATACGACCAGACCGCCGCTCGAGGCCAATGCCAAGCGATGGCTTGACCCGGACGATTACTCGCATTGCCAGGACCTTGCTGCGTCGGTGCGCGAGGCGGACGGTCAGGCCATCCGCGCGCGCTCCGCGCGGGACCCGGACGGTATTAATCTCGCACTGCTCGATCCGGCCGGTTTCGCGAAATCGGAACCCGTTCACGGGCGGGGCTGGCACTTGCGCCACGAAGGTGATCGGCTGACCGTGATCGCAGCGTTCCCCCATGCAGAAGTGCTTGCGTTTACGCCGGGACAATTCGGTCTTCTGGAGCGCTCCTGAACCGATCCGGGATTCCTCCCAAACAACTCCAGCGCCACTCCGACACTATCCCGCGCGAGCCTGTTCGCTGGTCCTTGTGCCCTGGACCGGTCAGGTCCCACCGCAACCCGCGCAAGGCTGCGGCCCGTGTGGCCCGCGCCAGCCTTGCCTTGCGGGGTTTCCCGCTGCCGCGGTGCGGCGTTCCCTTGTCCCGGTCCTTGTCGGGCACGGCGAACAGGCCCGCGCGGAAATTCCTCTGCCGGCATTCGCCGGTCTCAGGAGGACTACTCAGATGTATGACAGTTTCGCCAGCCAGCTTGCCGGTCTCGATCTATCCGGCTTCTCGATCACGCCTGCCCCTTTCAACGAGGCCGACTTCCCTTGCGAGGACGCCATGTCTCACACGCTCGGAGCGGTTTGGTCCGATCTCTTCGCATTGTTTGCCGACACCGCGCTCGAAGCTGACGCTGAGGATCTCGCCTGGGGCTTTGTCAATCTCTTCCACCGCGCCGCCAGCCGCAAGTTGGCCCAGGTGGACCGGGCCTCGGATGAAATCCGCGCCCTTCTGGCATCCGCCGACGGCTCCGAAGTGCATTCGTCGAACCTCGAAGAGCAGACCCTGCGCGCCCAGTCGGCTGAAGCCAGCATGTTTGCGTTCGAGCAGATGCGTGAGGTTGCAGCTGGTCTCTATCGCGACGAAACCGGTTCCTCGTGGAAGCCCGTATCGGGATCGCGTGCGCGCCATTTGAAGAACATGACTTCGGCTGTGATCGATGCCCGCGATTTCCTGCGCGTGCGCAAGGAACGTCGTCAGGCTGCACTTGCACCCGAGGGTACTCCGGTCGTGTTTGCCGGTGGTCGCAACCGCTTCGAAAGCGAGGCCGACGCCAAGACTTACGCGGCCAACATCTGGGCTACGCTAGACAAGGTGCGCGAGGTCGTTCCAGATCTCTTTCTCGTACACGGAGGCGACGGTAAGGGAGCCGACAGACTGGCTGCATCCTGGGCCGAGCGTAACGAAGTGCAGCAGCTGACATTCGGGCTTGAACGCCGTCTCGGGGCTTGCGCAGGATTCAAGCGCAACGAGCAAATGCTCGGTCTTAACCCTCGCTACGTGGTGGCATTTCCGGGCAATGGCGTGACCGAACGCTTGGTGATCGAGGCCAAGAAGCAGCGCATCACGGTTGTTGATCGTCGCGGGCCATTGGGCATCAGCCCCGCTTGAACGCGCGGGAGTTCTCTGGCCGTTCTCGCCAATGAACTCCCGTTCAACAGAAAAAAGGGCGGCCCATCTCGAGGCCGCCCACAAGGAGAGAACTCATTGCATTGCTGCTCCGAGCCCTTCGGGTCGCGAAGCTTTCAAAGCACTTGATGTCTCTGAGTCGATTGTAGGGTTACGACAGGCCCGCATAGGTACGCTTTGGAACAACTTCGTTGCTCATCGCGGGATAGCTGAGCGTCTCTGAAGCCACTCCCTTGTGGATGGATACGCTTGTTTATTGCAGCGGTGCGGCACTTATCGTTCCCGCATCTGATTTACCAAGCTACAAGAATGCCAATGCAACTCGATGATCTTCTCCTTCGCTACTTTGCCTCGACCAATATAGCTGAGATATCACCCGACACTTTAGCAGCCGGGATTGAGCATTGCCGGGTCGACCTCGGCCTCGAAGAGGACAGGGGCAAGCGCTTTGCACTGTGGTCGTTCCTGCACATGTTCGGGTCCGCCCCCGACCTCGATGTGGCGTTCGAGAACGAGGAAGACCGGGAAGCAGCCCGCAACTTCATGGATATCCTGGCGGCATCGGAAAGGGACGGCGAAAGCTGATTGCAGCGGGATCATATGACCCTTCAGACCCGCACCCGATACCCATCCGGCTTTCTTCGCGAACAGTCCTGAACCAGGTCAGCTGAGGAGCCGCAACCCGTTCCTTTGACGGCCGTGTTGTCGCGCTTCGCGCGCCTGCCCGCACCACCCGTCATGAACAGGTTTCCCTTCGGCCTTTCAGGCCTGCGGTGCAGTCCTCCCATGCCCTGCTTCTTTCAGATGTTCGCAAGCCGGAGATGGTCTCCGGTTTGAGGAACTGAAGGAATACAACCATGACCAATATCGCAATCCTCACCGGCCGCATCGCCCGCGATCCGGAAACTCGCGAGACCAAGGGCGGCACCAATGTCACCGGGATCACCGTCGTCACCGATCGCCCTGCACGGGACAAAGACGGCAAGACCTACAAGGACGAGAATGGCTACACCGCCAAGGAAAGCGAGTTCCACCGGGTGACCTGCTTCAACGGCCTCGCCAAGACCGTCGGGCAGTACTGCACCAAGGGCCAGCTGGTCAGCGTCCAGGGCCGCATCCACTACACCCAGTGGGAAGACAAGGACGGGGTCACGCGCTACGGCACCGAGATCCTCGCCGACAAGGTCGACTTCCTCTCGCGCGGCAACGGCTCCGGCGAGAACGACGACAACAAGGATGCTCCCGAGATCGACTGAACTCTCTCGTCGATCTCTCTCCCGAAGGGGTCCTGTCCAAGCCGGACAGGACCCCTTTCATCGTTCTACTTCACAGGCGTTTGTTGAGAGCGAGGAGAAGATATAGAAGCACCCAGCCGCTTCAACGCCTCATCCTCCCCCAGCTTTGCGAGCTCCACGGCCGCTTTAGCCAGGCCTTTCTTCGAGAACGTTTCGAGGCCCGTTCCGAGGATCACATGGCCCAGTTCAAGAGCCGCCTGTTGTTCGAGTTCTTTCTGACGCTGGTCGAGTGCCAGCCGGTCAGCCTCCAGCTTCTGGAGTGCGGCTACAGCGCTTCGTTTCGATGGCATTGGAGTCCGTCCTTACTCCCCTTTCGCGTTCCTCCCACGGGCTCCAATGGAACAGGCCAGACCCTGTAGGAAAGTCCTTTTGCAGATGACTGGCACGGGCGCTTTTATCGGGCGGGGGAGGGGCCTGGCTCACGGACTTTCAAGGATGACGGGCCTGGCACCGACGCGTCAAGGACGGCGGGGCCCCACCATTTTGACTTCCCTTCGCTTGCGCTGCGGTCCAACAAAATCGTTGCCCCCACCGCCGCTTCGCGGTCGCCCCTATGGGCGATCCCTGACCCGCCGGCACCGTGCCCATCCGCCTTCCTCCTGTCGTCTCACCGACAGACATCAGGAGGAAATCATGACTACACTTGGCAATATTGAATCGAATTCGAACAGCTACTTTGAAGCACTCGCCACTGCCGAACAGCGGGCCTTGCACAGTTTCTTCGACCAGCACGTCGTCGAGGATGACGACCTTGGATACTTCGCTCTCGACGAAGGTGACTACAACGCCTTGCCAGCACATCTGGCCAGCCGTGTGGTGCACACGGTGCATGGCGCAATGCTCGACGAGTTCTGAGCGTCCAATAGGGCGGGAGCCGGTGACGGTTCCTGCCCTTTTTTCGTGTTCGCTGGTGGAAGAGGAGGGCGGGATGTGGAGCGGGGCTGGTGACGCGCTCGGTCCCGCACCACCTGCGGCGGTGCTCCTGCGGGCGCGGTGTCTTTGTTCCGGGCCCCGCACGCACTTGCGCACCGCGACCGGGTCGGACCAGCGCGCGCGGCAGGACCGACAGGTCCCGTTCCCGCCGCTTCACACTTGGTCCTTTGCCGGTCCCTCTTGCGCAGGTGCTGCCTCTTGTTGAGGGTGTAGCTTCGACATGACCGCTCGCAGGCACCGGTTCGTGCGAAAGGTTGCTCACGCTCCTTTGGCAAGGATTGCCAAGCCCCACGATCAGAGAGCCGCAATCATTTCTGGGTCGGCCCGCGCAATTGTAGAGGGATGGCACACCGTACGCAGCGGTAGCTGCATGGGATGGCAAAAAAGAGCGAAGAAACAGAGGTGTTGCTTAATCGAAGGGCCGAGCAATCAGGTGGTAGCCAAGGCGTAGGAGTATCCCGTCGCAGGCAGTCCCACCGTCTCAAACTGACCGGCCATGTTGCCCGGCGAAAGTCGCTTCCTATCGGCATCACATGGGATACAGACCTTCCCGGCTTCGGACTTCGCAAGCGAAAGTCAGGACATCTCACCTGGATCGTGAAGCACAGGCCGCGAGGCGTGCAGCGAATGGTGACGCTGGGAAGCGCGGGAGTGGCGGCAGGTGCGCTGGGCGCTCCCGCCGCGCGCGCTGCCGCGCGCAGATTGCTCATCGAAGCAACGCTTGCCGATCTTCCCACCGTCCCGGAGAGGCAGAAGGCTCCGCTCTTCGCAGAGTTCGCTGAGGAGTTTTGGCTCGACTATTCGCCGCATTGGAAGCATTCAACGCGCGACGCATCGCGGGCTTACATCGACAAGCGGCTGATCCCACGGTTTGGGACGCTTTGTGTTGATGCGATTGAACGCGCGGACATCAATCGTTGGCGAGACAGCATGGCTGACGTGGGAGGAGCCTTCAATCGAAGCATCCCGGTCATGTCGGTTATGATGCAATATGCCGAGAAACTCGGCTATCGCGAGAAGAACACCAACCCGTGCTGCGGTGTCTCTCGTTTCAAGCGGGACTTGCCGGAACGATATCTTTCAGCCGATGAATATCGAAGAGTCGGTAAGGTGCTGGCAGAACACGACGGTGCCAATCAGTACGTAGTCCCAGCTCTCCTTATGCTAATCTATACCGGCGCACGGGTTTCAGAGATTGCGACACTGCGCTGGCGCTACGTCCAGTTGCCGCGCCTCGCATTGCCTGACAGCAAGACGGGGCCGAAGACGATCTACCTCAACCCGCAGGCAATCGCTGTGCTCGATGCGCTGCGACGGCGCGGAGACGATCAGCTCGTGTTCCCGGCAATGTATCGTGAGGTGCCGATCAACCTGGGCCAGCACTGGGAGAAGATCAGGCGCAAGGCTGCCTTGCCCGATGTGCGCCTACACGACTTGCGGCACAGCTTCGCCTCGGTGGCCATCTCGAAAGGCATTCCGCTCGCGACCATTGGCAAGCTGCTCGGCCATGCGCTTCCTGAAACGACAGCCCGATATGCGCACCTCGCCGACGAGGTGATTTTTGAAAGCGCCGACCGCATCTGTTCCAGCCTCGCAAACTCGATGGGGATGACCGCATGACTAGCTATGATCTCAAGCGCATCCTTGCCGAGGAGCTGGCGCGCATCGTTCCGGGTGATGCTGGAAAGCGCCGCACGAAGTTCGACTACGTCCTTCCTGGTTTTGGTGAGCGTATCCATCCATCAGGCAAGAAGAGTTACGTTCTTCAGCGCACAATGGGCGGCAAGCAAAGACTCATCACCATAGGCGATGCTGCTATTCTGACCGAGCGGGTCGCCAAGGATGTTGCACGTCGTCTCATCTTGAGGGTCGAACTGGGCCAGAATCCGGCGGACAAGAAGCAACGCGGGAAGAAGACGCCGACCTATGTTTCCTTTCTCCGGCACTATTGGGAAGTGGCAGCTCCGACCTGGAAGCCATCCACTCTTGAGATACATGACATCTACCGGCGAACGCACTTGGAACATGCGTTCGCCGGAAAGTTCATCGACGAGATCAGCCATGCTGATGCCGTGCGCTGGCACGCGACGCTAACGCGCTCGGCAGGACCGGGCGCGGCCAACCGCGCGATGGAAATCCTAAAAGCGATGTTCGGGAAGGCCGAAGCATGGGGCTATCTACCAGAGCACTCCAACCCTTTTCGCGGTGTGAAGCGCAACAAGGGGCGGAAGATCGAACGCTTCTTGAGCCAAGACGAGATGACACGTCTTGGAGATGCGCTAGCACGGCATCGTGCGGACAGGCCTAACGAGGTTGCGGTAATCTCGCTACTCGCTTTGACTGGGTGTCGGCGCGGCGAGATTCTCAATCTCACTTGGGCCGAGGTTCAGGGCCGTAAGCTCAAGCTGACCGATTCAAAGACTGGGCCACGTGTCGTATGGCTTGGCAAAGAGGCGAGGGCAGTCATTGATCGCTTGCCGCGCCGAAGGAGCCATGAGCGCGTCTTCCAGTTCGATGTGCTGCCCGTCTCTGCAATCGACTGGTTCTGGCGCATGCTGAGGGTCGAAGCGGGCATCGAGGACGTGAGATTACACGACCTGCGGCACAACTACGCGAGCCTCGCTGCTCGTTCATCCGAGACACTGCCCATGATTGGGCGCTTGCTGGGCCACAACAACTCTTCAACAACCGCACGTTACGCTCATTTGGATGACGCGCATCTACTTTTGATGTCAGACCTGATCGGAAGTGAGATTGGCGGGAGGATTGCTTTCCAACCTCAATCTCGACAATGACAGGTTCTCAAGAGCAACCGTGCGAGCAGCGACCGTGTGGATAACCTCGAATGCAAAGATTCTGGCTGCTGAGTCGAATCACGGAATATGCTTTAGTCACCAAGGAGATGCTGGCGCATCTATTGCTGAATTAGAAAGACTAGAAATAGCAGATGAATGCGGTCGAAATTGAAGAAGCGATATCGGAGCTAGCGGAACAGCCTTTTGACAAGACTGAATTCCCCTTCCAATTCCTTGCTGCATTCGGAAATAAA
The Erythrobacter sp. THAF29 DNA segment above includes these coding regions:
- a CDS encoding RES family NAD+ phosphorylase, whose translation is MWTPTALASEFRRYRRTVWRVVEAQHRISTNRLTSDLGEQQRLEELADSAKPDLPKSAHGLHYLLASPFRYGHTVASRFRRANERPGIFYASEAEGTAITETAYWRLKFYSRSPGFVPGNRTIEHLSFCVAVSVTRLTDTTRPPLEANAKRWLDPDDYSHCQDLAASVREADGQAIRARSARDPDGINLALLDPAGFAKSEPVHGRGWHLRHEGDRLTVIAAFPHAEVLAFTPGQFGLLERS
- a CDS encoding ArdC family protein codes for the protein MTKSRRTASVSPAGRITAAIIEKLEEGTKPWVKPWRGLPVSRPLRCCGTPYRGMNTFWLCMVADACGYTSPYWMTYRQSQKLGGQVRKGEKSTIAIFYKSYTKEVETADGGQDTENRRVLKAYSVFNADQCDGLSEFYHPKPLVAALEPEGREERLDAFFARIEANLRHHGAQAYYEPLRDRVTMPPVELFEAYDHYYATLAHELSHWTGHSSRLDRDLKNRFGSDAYAAEELIAELSSAILGAELGLPVTHLDHHASYIASWLKILKSDERAILTAAAKAEEAATLLLELGEFQSTEGETDVDLASAA
- a CDS encoding site-specific integrase; this translates as MAKKSEETEVLLNRRAEQSGGSQGVGVSRRRQSHRLKLTGHVARRKSLPIGITWDTDLPGFGLRKRKSGHLTWIVKHRPRGVQRMVTLGSAGVAAGALGAPAARAAARRLLIEATLADLPTVPERQKAPLFAEFAEEFWLDYSPHWKHSTRDASRAYIDKRLIPRFGTLCVDAIERADINRWRDSMADVGGAFNRSIPVMSVMMQYAEKLGYREKNTNPCCGVSRFKRDLPERYLSADEYRRVGKVLAEHDGANQYVVPALLMLIYTGARVSEIATLRWRYVQLPRLALPDSKTGPKTIYLNPQAIAVLDALRRRGDDQLVFPAMYREVPINLGQHWEKIRRKAALPDVRLHDLRHSFASVAISKGIPLATIGKLLGHALPETTARYAHLADEVIFESADRICSSLANSMGMTA
- a CDS encoding aldehyde dehydrogenase family protein, whose translation is MTDGDAKGSGGAETSPSELQRLFETQQALTRERVSRSYEERMDLLARLGTMFETHEEEMIQAAAADFGIRSRHETVLTDMMLVLSEVKYARRHLRRWMKKRRVKTDIFGKPGKSYLHPQPLGVVGILGTWNYPYGTVFAGAAGALAAGNRIIAKPSEVSARSAETMARLAARYFSEEELAVVLGQAELAGHMTSLPFDHLLFTGSPMIGKKVAAAAAANLTPITLELGGKCPVIIDPSASLPKVCESLVFGKLLNAGQTCIGADYAFVHESMLDSFVEQMGERVANCYTDIEDNADFTSIINQRQYQRLTGLLDDARSKGATIINLAGDGDGLFPNRNRMAPQAVLNVSDEMALMQEEIFGPILPVMPYRSAEDVIRYINRGERPLALYHFGKDNRARQAILEETHAGGVTLNGTVMHVFQRSLPFGGIGNSGIGSYLGPSSFERFSHFKPVFRQSGVNMLGQLLPPYSNKTGKFLGVFKKLL
- a CDS encoding single-stranded DNA-binding protein; the protein is MTNIAILTGRIARDPETRETKGGTNVTGITVVTDRPARDKDGKTYKDENGYTAKESEFHRVTCFNGLAKTVGQYCTKGQLVSVQGRIHYTQWEDKDGVTRYGTEILADKVDFLSRGNGSGENDDNKDAPEID
- a CDS encoding DUF6437 family protein, with amino-acid sequence MPSKRSAVAALQKLEADRLALDQRQKELEQQAALELGHVILGTGLETFSKKGLAKAAVELAKLGEDEALKRLGASISSPRSQQTPVK
- a CDS encoding DUF2493 domain-containing protein, which produces MYDSFASQLAGLDLSGFSITPAPFNEADFPCEDAMSHTLGAVWSDLFALFADTALEADAEDLAWGFVNLFHRAASRKLAQVDRASDEIRALLASADGSEVHSSNLEEQTLRAQSAEASMFAFEQMREVAAGLYRDETGSSWKPVSGSRARHLKNMTSAVIDARDFLRVRKERRQAALAPEGTPVVFAGGRNRFESEADAKTYAANIWATLDKVREVVPDLFLVHGGDGKGADRLAASWAERNEVQQLTFGLERRLGACAGFKRNEQMLGLNPRYVVAFPGNGVTERLVIEAKKQRITVVDRRGPLGISPA
- a CDS encoding site-specific integrase, encoding MTSYDLKRILAEELARIVPGDAGKRRTKFDYVLPGFGERIHPSGKKSYVLQRTMGGKQRLITIGDAAILTERVAKDVARRLILRVELGQNPADKKQRGKKTPTYVSFLRHYWEVAAPTWKPSTLEIHDIYRRTHLEHAFAGKFIDEISHADAVRWHATLTRSAGPGAANRAMEILKAMFGKAEAWGYLPEHSNPFRGVKRNKGRKIERFLSQDEMTRLGDALARHRADRPNEVAVISLLALTGCRRGEILNLTWAEVQGRKLKLTDSKTGPRVVWLGKEARAVIDRLPRRRSHERVFQFDVLPVSAIDWFWRMLRVEAGIEDVRLHDLRHNYASLAARSSETLPMIGRLLGHNNSSTTARYAHLDDAHLLLMSDLIGSEIGGRIAFQPQSRQ
- a CDS encoding MbcA/ParS/Xre antitoxin family protein, with the translated sequence MATKPLELQPDDGKVLTSAIARIAEFWGLTNPKLGAILGVSESTASRLRSGKAQLDPQSKSFEAAQFLLRLFRSLDALLGSDDMSARAWLTTANLDLDARPIDLVDSFKGLITVCDYVDAHRARV